A window from Cellulomonas sp. C5510 encodes these proteins:
- a CDS encoding bifunctional diguanylate cyclase/phosphodiesterase, with protein MFRAPRHRPGAAADAAAPRWPVRALAVVAAVAVATAVLAPPAAGVAAGAVTAALAAVVLRARVRQLTGTDAQVWRWAGRSAAVVAVGLVAELVARMLPGGLDGVGLTAGAVVASAVAYQGLVRWNRLRTAVSDPGDWLNAIGSTLCALALGLWVVQQLPNSGAAAVPVVALVGHLVRLSVMTVMLGTALTVSAIADLRRDARALALVGVIAGLSLVEVGGLLRALRLGADAPGAGPGVVLAWTAFAVGLAVAALLPRARSARRYASSRATTTGSIIVIVAGVVLLLLDVFTAGADRAVALLAALGVFAASGRVFHLVGELAQLATSRIEARTDPLTGVANRRALIEAVEEASGGEGGAALLIVDLDKFKDVNDRFGHAVGDAVLIAVAARLDEAVTGRGLLARLGGDEFAVVLPGADAAAAVRVAQRLAATVAEPVDVAARTIHVATSIGVACTALDGRAEGELLRRADAAMYLAKRAGGGIRVFDHDADTRARAERELLEDLRAMLTTTGGEHGRLVLHYQPQVDVATGAPVGVEALVRWDHPTHGVLPPVAFLELAEAHGVMQLVTWQVLSQATAQAVRWRDEGLDLRVAVNLSTSCLEEPRLLGVIEQALVSAGLPSDRLVVEITETSLMRDPQLAIRVTQRIAAQGIGISIDDYGTGYSSLAYLNDLPAGELKIDRSFTARLTADPRTRAIVAGTVQLGHHLGLSVVAEGVEDAETLEVLRRLGCDRSQGYFHSRPMPAAELTETLRGLAAASARVTA; from the coding sequence ATGTTCCGCGCACCCCGGCACCGTCCCGGCGCAGCAGCCGACGCCGCTGCGCCGCGGTGGCCCGTGCGCGCGCTCGCGGTCGTCGCGGCCGTCGCCGTGGCGACCGCCGTCCTCGCTCCGCCCGCCGCCGGCGTGGCTGCCGGGGCGGTGACGGCCGCCCTGGCGGCGGTCGTGCTGCGCGCCCGGGTGCGGCAGCTGACCGGCACGGACGCCCAGGTGTGGCGCTGGGCGGGCCGGTCCGCCGCGGTCGTGGCCGTGGGTCTCGTGGCCGAGCTCGTGGCGCGGATGCTGCCCGGCGGGCTCGACGGCGTGGGGCTGACGGCGGGGGCGGTGGTGGCGTCCGCCGTGGCGTACCAGGGCCTGGTCCGCTGGAACCGGCTCCGCACGGCGGTCTCCGACCCGGGGGACTGGCTCAACGCGATCGGGTCGACGCTGTGCGCCCTCGCCCTCGGGCTGTGGGTGGTGCAGCAGCTGCCGAACAGCGGGGCGGCTGCCGTGCCGGTGGTCGCGCTGGTGGGCCACCTGGTGCGGCTGTCGGTCATGACGGTGATGCTCGGCACGGCGCTGACCGTGTCCGCCATCGCGGACCTGCGCCGTGACGCCCGGGCGCTGGCGCTCGTCGGCGTGATCGCCGGTCTGTCCCTCGTGGAGGTCGGCGGGCTGCTGCGCGCGCTGCGGCTCGGCGCGGACGCCCCCGGTGCCGGCCCGGGCGTGGTGCTGGCGTGGACGGCGTTCGCGGTGGGGCTCGCGGTGGCGGCGCTGCTGCCGCGCGCGCGGAGCGCCCGGCGGTACGCGTCCTCGCGGGCGACGACGACCGGCTCGATCATCGTCATCGTGGCCGGCGTCGTCCTGCTGCTGCTCGACGTGTTCACGGCCGGCGCCGACAGGGCGGTCGCGCTGCTGGCGGCGCTCGGGGTGTTCGCGGCGAGCGGCCGGGTGTTCCACCTCGTGGGCGAGCTGGCCCAGCTCGCCACATCGCGCATCGAGGCGCGGACGGACCCGCTGACGGGCGTCGCCAACCGCCGGGCCCTGATCGAGGCGGTGGAGGAGGCGTCCGGCGGCGAGGGCGGCGCCGCGCTGCTCATCGTCGACCTCGACAAGTTCAAGGACGTGAACGACCGTTTCGGCCACGCCGTCGGTGACGCCGTGCTCATCGCCGTCGCCGCCCGGCTCGACGAGGCCGTGACCGGCCGCGGGCTGCTCGCCCGGCTGGGCGGCGACGAGTTCGCGGTGGTGCTCCCCGGCGCCGATGCGGCGGCGGCGGTGCGGGTCGCGCAGCGTCTGGCGGCCACGGTGGCCGAGCCCGTCGACGTCGCCGCGCGCACCATCCACGTCGCCACCAGCATCGGGGTGGCCTGCACCGCGCTGGACGGACGTGCCGAGGGCGAGCTGCTGCGCCGGGCGGACGCCGCGATGTACCTGGCGAAGCGCGCGGGCGGCGGCATCCGGGTGTTCGACCACGACGCCGACACCCGGGCCCGCGCCGAGCGCGAGCTGCTCGAGGACCTGCGCGCGATGCTCACGACCACCGGGGGCGAGCACGGTCGGCTGGTGCTGCACTACCAGCCGCAGGTCGACGTGGCGACGGGTGCGCCGGTCGGCGTCGAGGCCCTGGTGCGCTGGGACCACCCGACCCACGGCGTGCTGCCGCCCGTCGCGTTCCTCGAGCTCGCCGAGGCGCACGGCGTGATGCAGCTGGTCACGTGGCAGGTGCTGAGCCAGGCGACCGCCCAGGCGGTGCGCTGGCGGGACGAGGGCCTGGACCTGCGGGTGGCGGTGAACCTGTCGACGTCCTGCCTGGAGGAGCCGCGGCTGCTCGGTGTGATCGAGCAGGCGCTCGTCTCGGCGGGCCTGCCGTCCGACCGGCTGGTCGTCGAGATCACCGAGACCAGCCTCATGCGTGACCCGCAGCTCGCGATCCGGGTCACGCAGCGGATCGCCGCGCAGGGCATCGGCATCAGCATCGACGACTACGGGACCGGCTACTCCTCGCTGGCCTACCTCAACGACCTGCCGGCGGGGGAGCTGAAGATCGACCGTTCGTTCACCGCGCGCCTGACGGCCGACCCCCGCACCCGCGCGATCGTCGCGGGCACGGTCCAGCTCGGGCACCACCTGGGGCTCAGCGTCGTGGCGGAGGGCGTCGAGGACGCCGAGACGCTGGAGGTGCTGCGCCGACTGGGCTGCGACCGGTCGCAGGGGTACTTCCACAGCCGGCCGATGCCCGCCGCGGAGCTGACCGAGACGCTCCGCGGGCTCGCCGCGGCGTCCGCGCGGGTCACCGCCTGA
- a CDS encoding N-acetyltransferase, with protein MPGDVARILGTLPEWFGIPESTAEYVEKARTAETWTARAGGDPAGDVRGVLLVDRPFAWVAEVHLIAVDRQARGGGAGRAMLTALEHDARDRAVRLLLVKTLGPSHPDAGYAQTRRFYEAFGFLPLAETDEWGADNPCLFMVKPLDAAVPR; from the coding sequence GTGCCCGGTGACGTCGCGCGGATCCTCGGGACGCTGCCCGAGTGGTTCGGGATCCCGGAGTCGACGGCGGAGTACGTCGAGAAGGCGCGTACGGCCGAGACGTGGACCGCCCGGGCCGGCGGGGATCCGGCGGGCGACGTGCGCGGGGTACTGCTGGTGGACCGCCCGTTCGCGTGGGTCGCCGAGGTGCACCTCATCGCCGTGGATCGGCAGGCGCGCGGCGGGGGCGCCGGCCGCGCGATGCTGACGGCGCTCGAGCACGACGCCCGCGACCGGGCCGTCCGGCTGCTCCTGGTGAAGACGCTCGGGCCCTCGCACCCCGACGCCGGCTACGCGCAGACTCGTCGGTTCTACGAGGCGTTCGGGTTCCTGCCTCTGGCGGAGACCGACGAGTGGGGGGCGGACAACCCGTGCCTGTTCATGGTCAAGCCGCTGGACGCAGCCGTACCCCGCTGA
- a CDS encoding acyl-CoA desaturase, with protein sequence MPASPPATTRTSAAQSAVTGSYQELSQQVREAGLLTRTTGYYVGLLVGLGVALAALVAGSVLLGHSWFQLLVAGALGIVLTQFAFVAHEASHRQVLASGPANDRLGRVLANGVVGISHSWWMSKHSRHHANPNRVGKDPDIAPDTIVFLEQDAAGLGRVKAALARVQGWAFFPLLTLEGLNLHVTSIRSLLTAERSRSRTLELAMIAARLSAYVALVLWLLPVGLAFAFLGVQLAVFGVYMGASFAPNHKGMAVIPENSRLDFLSKQVLTSRNITGGRFMSALMGGLNYQVEHHLFPSMPRPHLARARRLVRAHCSRHGVPYTETSLLRSYAIVVQYLNRVGLAARDPFDCPIVRRYRAV encoded by the coding sequence GTGCCCGCATCCCCTCCCGCCACCACGCGCACCTCGGCCGCTCAGAGCGCCGTCACGGGCTCCTACCAGGAGCTCTCGCAGCAGGTCCGGGAGGCCGGACTGCTGACGCGCACGACCGGCTACTACGTGGGGCTGCTGGTCGGCCTCGGGGTAGCCCTGGCCGCGCTCGTCGCCGGCTCGGTGCTGCTCGGCCACTCCTGGTTCCAGCTGCTCGTCGCCGGTGCCCTCGGCATCGTGCTGACGCAGTTCGCGTTCGTCGCGCACGAGGCGTCCCACCGCCAGGTGCTGGCGTCCGGCCCCGCGAACGACCGGCTCGGGCGCGTGCTCGCCAACGGCGTCGTGGGCATCAGCCACTCGTGGTGGATGTCCAAGCACTCGCGGCACCACGCCAACCCGAACCGCGTCGGCAAGGACCCGGACATCGCCCCGGACACCATCGTGTTCCTGGAGCAGGACGCGGCCGGGCTGGGCCGGGTCAAGGCGGCGCTGGCGCGGGTGCAGGGCTGGGCGTTCTTCCCGCTGCTGACGCTCGAGGGCCTGAACCTGCACGTCACGTCGATCCGCTCGCTGCTCACCGCCGAGCGCAGCCGGTCGCGGACCCTGGAGCTCGCGATGATCGCCGCACGCCTCTCCGCGTACGTCGCGCTCGTGCTGTGGCTGCTGCCCGTGGGGCTGGCGTTCGCGTTCCTCGGCGTGCAGCTCGCCGTCTTCGGCGTCTACATGGGGGCGTCGTTCGCCCCGAACCACAAGGGCATGGCGGTCATCCCGGAGAACAGCCGGCTGGACTTCCTGTCCAAGCAGGTCCTCACGTCCCGGAACATCACGGGCGGGCGGTTCATGAGCGCCCTCATGGGCGGGCTCAACTACCAGGTGGAGCACCACCTGTTCCCCAGCATGCCGCGGCCGCACCTCGCGCGGGCCCGTCGGCTGGTGCGGGCGCACTGCTCCCGCCACGGCGTCCCCTACACGGAGACGTCCCTGCTGCGGTCGTACGCCATCGTCGTGCAGTACCTCAACCGCGTCGGCCTGGCCGCGCGGGACCCGTTCGACTGCCCGATCGTGCGGCGGTACCGGGCGGTCTGA
- a CDS encoding DUF47 family protein — protein sequence MRRLVRGISGAARDDLVDGLAGQLRATEDAVTIALRLTRGTLGVADARAAVAAVEHEGDAWRAHVVESLTRALTSYLDREDLFTYSRAVDDVLDNLRDYVREVDLYGVAPGADGVPVLEQIRDGVRALARATACLRDDVGRVAVAALAAKKTPVRAHYQTAMSRLLAEPLDDSTLRRREVLRRLDIVGIRLSEAADHLATAAIKRGT from the coding sequence GTGAGGCGGCTGGTCCGCGGCATCTCGGGCGCCGCACGGGACGACCTGGTCGACGGCCTCGCCGGCCAGCTCCGGGCGACCGAGGACGCCGTGACGATCGCGCTGCGGCTCACCCGCGGCACGCTCGGCGTCGCCGACGCGCGCGCGGCCGTCGCGGCGGTCGAGCACGAGGGCGACGCCTGGCGGGCGCACGTCGTCGAGTCGCTGACGCGCGCGCTCACCAGCTACCTCGACCGCGAGGACCTGTTCACCTACTCGCGGGCCGTCGACGACGTGCTGGACAACCTGCGCGACTACGTCCGCGAGGTCGACCTGTACGGCGTCGCCCCCGGCGCGGACGGCGTGCCCGTGCTCGAGCAGATCCGCGACGGCGTGCGAGCCCTCGCGCGGGCCACCGCGTGCCTGCGCGACGACGTCGGTCGGGTGGCGGTCGCGGCGCTCGCGGCCAAGAAGACCCCGGTGCGGGCGCACTACCAGACGGCCATGTCCCGCCTGCTGGCCGAACCGCTCGACGACTCCACGCTCCGCCGCCGCGAGGTGCTGCGGCGGCTCGACATCGTGGGGATCCGGCTGTCGGAGGCGGCGGACCACCTGGCGACCGCGGCGATCAAGCGCGGGACGTGA
- a CDS encoding LacI family DNA-binding transcriptional regulator has product MAATLRDVAEHAQVSVRTVSNVVSGYAHVSEKMRRRVLTAIEELDYRPNPVARTLRTGRTGVLALVVPEIDLPYFAELAREIINAAAEHGYRVMVDQTGHDHERERELLTGADRTMLFDGVLFSPLVTRAELLEMQPATTMPLVLLGEHEFDGRYDHVAIDNVQAAQDAVAHLLARGRTRVAAIGAQPEESYATPQQRTTGYERALRAAGLPVEPALLRPAAHYRRADGYRAAEALLRLPDRPDAIFCYSDLLAMGAMRAVFDAGLRVPEDVAVIGVDDIEEGRYSRPTLSTVSLDTPFIAREAVARIAARIGEPDTPAVEVTAPHAVLARESTGAADSPARA; this is encoded by the coding sequence TGGTCAGCGGCTACGCGCACGTCAGCGAGAAGATGCGCCGCCGCGTGCTCACCGCCATCGAGGAGCTCGACTACCGGCCGAACCCCGTCGCGCGCACCCTGCGCACCGGCCGCACCGGCGTGCTCGCGCTCGTCGTACCCGAGATCGACCTGCCCTACTTCGCCGAGCTGGCCCGCGAGATCATCAACGCCGCCGCCGAGCACGGCTACCGGGTGATGGTCGACCAGACCGGTCACGACCACGAGCGGGAGCGGGAGCTGCTCACCGGGGCCGACCGCACCATGCTGTTCGACGGCGTGCTGTTCAGCCCGCTCGTCACCCGCGCCGAGCTCCTCGAGATGCAGCCCGCGACGACCATGCCGCTGGTGCTGCTGGGCGAGCACGAGTTCGACGGCCGGTACGACCACGTCGCCATCGACAACGTGCAGGCCGCGCAGGACGCCGTCGCGCACCTGCTGGCCCGGGGCCGGACGCGCGTCGCCGCCATCGGGGCCCAGCCCGAGGAGTCCTACGCGACGCCCCAGCAGCGGACCACCGGGTACGAACGCGCGCTGCGGGCCGCCGGCCTGCCCGTCGAGCCCGCGCTGCTGCGTCCCGCCGCGCACTACCGCCGCGCCGACGGGTACCGCGCCGCCGAGGCGCTGCTGCGGCTGCCGGACCGGCCCGACGCGATCTTCTGCTACTCCGACCTGCTCGCGATGGGCGCGATGCGCGCGGTGTTCGACGCCGGCCTGCGCGTCCCGGAGGACGTCGCCGTCATCGGCGTCGACGACATCGAGGAGGGCCGCTACTCCCGGCCCACGCTGAGCACGGTGTCCCTGGACACGCCGTTCATCGCGCGCGAGGCCGTCGCCCGCATCGCCGCCCGCATCGGCGAGCCGGACACCCCCGCTGTCGAGGTCACCGCCCCGCACGCCGTGCTCGCGCGGGAGAGCACGGGCGCGGCCGACAGCCCCGCCCGGGCCTGA
- a CDS encoding cold-shock protein, protein MTHGTVKWFNAEKGFGFIAPSDGGPDVFAHYSAIAETGGYRSLDENQQVEFDVTQGPKGPQASNIRPLA, encoded by the coding sequence ATGACCCACGGGACCGTGAAGTGGTTCAACGCCGAGAAGGGCTTCGGGTTCATCGCCCCGTCCGACGGCGGTCCGGACGTGTTCGCGCACTACAGCGCGATCGCCGAGACCGGCGGCTACCGCTCGCTCGACGAGAACCAGCAGGTCGAGTTCGACGTCACCCAGGGCCCCAAGGGCCCGCAGGCGTCGAACATCCGGCCGCTCGCGTGA
- a CDS encoding DUF6226 family protein → MPFLLDDLRADVARRYDRLGLPSWPDPHADVHGPADDEYGRVTDPERFRIVHARAQTWVDALVPGLGARTEPLGPQDRTAPPGVDRGVVVVPPRDDALRLLLLERDVRAEDSDPGLLPVLEVAVVRPDVVVERVPVCACDACDPGSAALLEEVDQAIGHVVAGETVVLRHPRWSATWQPGGAGLSGGGRRMRFDRAMELCRRVHAGEKVRLPWRAEAFAGAPWWER, encoded by the coding sequence GTGCCCTTCCTCCTCGACGACCTGCGCGCCGACGTCGCCCGGCGGTACGACCGCCTGGGCCTGCCGTCGTGGCCGGACCCGCACGCCGACGTCCACGGCCCCGCGGACGACGAGTACGGCCGCGTCACGGACCCGGAGCGGTTCCGGATCGTGCACGCGCGGGCACAGACGTGGGTGGACGCGCTCGTCCCGGGCCTGGGTGCCCGCACCGAACCGCTCGGCCCGCAGGACCGCACGGCTCCGCCGGGGGTCGACCGCGGGGTGGTGGTCGTGCCGCCGCGCGACGACGCGTTGCGGCTGCTGCTGCTCGAGCGGGACGTCCGTGCGGAGGACAGCGACCCGGGGCTGCTGCCGGTGCTCGAGGTCGCGGTCGTCCGCCCGGACGTCGTCGTCGAGAGGGTGCCGGTGTGCGCGTGCGACGCCTGCGACCCGGGCTCGGCGGCGCTGCTGGAGGAGGTCGACCAGGCGATCGGTCACGTGGTGGCGGGCGAGACGGTCGTGCTGCGGCACCCGCGGTGGAGCGCGACGTGGCAGCCGGGCGGCGCCGGGCTCAGCGGCGGGGGCCGGCGGATGCGGTTCGACCGGGCGATGGAGCTGTGCCGGAGGGTGCACGCGGGGGAGAAGGTGCGGCTGCCGTGGCGGGCGGAGGCGTTCGCCGGGGCGCCGTGGTGGGAGCGGTGA